The Campylobacter sp. RM10537 genome has a segment encoding these proteins:
- the ychF gene encoding redox-regulated ATPase YchF yields MSLSVGIVGLPNVGKSTTFNALTKAQNAQSANYPFCTIEPNKAMVEVPDIRLNKLAEIVNPERIMHSLIEFVDIAGLVKGASKGEGLGNKFLSNIRETEMILHIVRCFDEENITHVEGKVDPIRDIEIINTELILADIDQLNKKIEKLTKEVKSNQKGAKENLELANLLLEHLNKGLPASSYLDKENEVYKNLIKELRLLSAKEVIYGANVDEEGINEDNQYVKNLKEYAKKNNHEVIKLCAKIEEELVGISDEESYELLNSLGVKESGLDQIIRTAFFKLGLISYFTAGTIEVRSWTIKKGWKAPKAASVIHNDFEKGFIKAEVISYQDYIEYGGETKVKEAGKLRLEGKDYIVNDGDIMHFRFNV; encoded by the coding sequence ATGAGTCTTTCAGTTGGAATAGTAGGACTTCCAAATGTTGGAAAATCAACAACTTTCAATGCTTTAACAAAAGCGCAAAATGCTCAAAGTGCTAATTATCCTTTTTGCACAATAGAGCCCAATAAAGCAATGGTAGAAGTTCCAGATATCAGACTTAATAAACTTGCAGAGATTGTAAATCCGGAAAGAATTATGCATTCTTTGATTGAATTTGTAGATATAGCAGGACTTGTAAAAGGAGCTAGCAAAGGGGAAGGCTTAGGAAATAAATTTCTTTCTAATATACGCGAAACTGAAATGATTTTACATATAGTGCGTTGTTTTGATGAAGAAAATATAACTCATGTTGAAGGCAAAGTAGATCCTATAAGAGATATAGAAATTATTAATACCGAACTTATTTTAGCAGATATTGATCAGCTTAATAAAAAAATAGAAAAACTTACCAAAGAAGTTAAGTCAAATCAAAAAGGAGCAAAAGAAAATTTAGAACTTGCTAATTTATTATTAGAACACCTCAATAAAGGTTTACCGGCTAGTTCTTATCTCGATAAAGAAAATGAAGTTTATAAAAATTTGATTAAAGAATTAAGATTGCTCTCGGCAAAAGAAGTAATTTACGGAGCTAATGTTGACGAAGAAGGGATTAATGAAGATAATCAATATGTGAAAAATTTAAAAGAATACGCAAAAAAAAATAATCACGAAGTGATAAAACTTTGTGCGAAAATTGAAGAGGAATTAGTCGGCATTAGCGATGAAGAAAGTTATGAATTGCTAAACTCTTTAGGAGTTAAAGAAAGCGGACTTGATCAAATTATACGCACAGCCTTTTTTAAACTTGGACTTATTAGTTATTTTACAGCTGGAACTATTGAAGTACGTTCTTGGACAATAAAAAAAGGCTGGAAAGCTCCAAAAGCAGCAAGTGTTATCCATAATGATTTTGAAAAAGGCTTTATAAAAGCAGAGGTCATTTCTTATCAAGACTATATAGAGTATGGTGGAGAAACAAAGGTAAAAGAAGCTGGAAAATTAAGACTTGAAGGAAAAGATTATATTGTAAACGATGGAGATATAATGCATTTTAGGTTTAATGTTTAG
- a CDS encoding leucyl aminopeptidase — protein MQFIFENKKLNAIKADFEVVFIQNKNLENYSEEKKFFELNNFKGEGVLLDIRNHKLFIELKSLSYEDIRLCFFNIYKNLEKLNIKSIKLPSVLGDCTVRSFCSLAEGILFGTYNFDKYKKEKQTSTLEKIFISSQELNGKKINSNEAKIGLERGQILANATNFTKDIVNEIPEIYTPLKMAEDAQKLAKEHKNITCKIYDEKFLIKEKMNAFLAVNKASNLPPRLIHLSYKAKNSKKRIVFVGKGLTYDSGGLSLKPSDYMVTMKADKSGAAAAMGIIKAVSELNLDLEIHCILGATENMIGGNAYKPDDVLISREGISIEVRNTDAEGRLVLADCLSYAQDLKPDLLIDMATLTGACVVGLGEFTSGIMGNNEELQNEFYQSSKKSGEYATILHFNPYLKDLIKSNIADVYNISSSRYGGAITAGLFLDKFIRQEYKDKWLHLDIAGPAYIEKNWGYSNFGASGAGVRMCVNFLIHLLRKNK, from the coding sequence ATGCAATTTATTTTTGAAAACAAAAAACTAAATGCTATTAAAGCTGATTTTGAAGTAGTCTTTATTCAAAATAAAAATTTAGAAAATTATAGTGAAGAAAAAAAATTTTTCGAATTAAATAACTTTAAAGGCGAAGGTGTATTACTAGATATAAGAAATCATAAACTTTTTATAGAATTAAAAAGTTTATCTTATGAAGATATTAGATTATGCTTTTTTAATATTTATAAAAATTTAGAAAAATTAAATATTAAAAGTATTAAACTACCTAGTGTTCTTGGAGATTGTACCGTAAGAAGTTTTTGCTCTTTAGCAGAAGGTATACTCTTTGGAACTTACAATTTTGATAAATATAAAAAAGAAAAACAAACAAGCACGCTTGAAAAAATATTTATTTCAAGTCAAGAATTAAATGGAAAAAAAATTAATTCAAATGAAGCTAAAATAGGCCTAGAACGTGGACAAATCTTAGCTAATGCTACTAATTTTACAAAAGATATAGTCAACGAAATTCCTGAAATTTACACACCTCTAAAAATGGCTGAAGATGCACAAAAATTAGCAAAAGAACATAAAAATATTACTTGCAAGATTTATGATGAAAAATTTCTTATAAAAGAAAAAATGAATGCTTTTTTAGCTGTAAATAAAGCTTCAAATCTTCCCCCTCGTCTAATTCACTTAAGCTATAAGGCTAAAAATTCCAAAAAAAGAATTGTCTTTGTAGGAAAAGGTCTTACTTACGATAGTGGTGGTTTAAGTCTCAAACCTTCTGATTACATGGTAACAATGAAAGCTGATAAAAGTGGTGCAGCTGCTGCAATGGGAATTATCAAAGCAGTATCAGAACTTAATTTAGATCTAGAAATTCATTGCATTTTAGGCGCTACAGAAAATATGATAGGCGGAAATGCTTATAAACCAGATGATGTATTAATTTCTCGAGAAGGGATTAGTATAGAAGTAAGAAATACTGACGCTGAAGGTCGCTTAGTATTGGCTGATTGTCTTTCATATGCACAAGATTTAAAACCTGATCTTTTAATTGATATGGCCACTCTAACAGGAGCTTGCGTAGTAGGTCTTGGAGAATTTACCAGTGGTATTATGGGTAACAATGAGGAATTACAAAATGAATTTTACCAAAGCTCTAAAAAAAGTGGGGAATATGCAACAATTTTACATTTTAATCCTTATCTTAAAGATCTTATCAAATCCAATATAGCTGATGTTTACAATATTTCATCAAGTCGTTATGGCGGTGCAATAACAGCAGGACTTTTTTTAGATAAATTTATACGACAAGAATACAAAGATAAATGGTTGCATCTTGACATAGCAGGACCTGCTTACATAGAAAAAAACTGGGGATATTCAAATTTTGGCGCTAGCGGTGCGGGTGTTAGAATGTGTGTTAATTTTTTAATTCATCTTTTAAGGAAAAATAAATGA
- a CDS encoding DedA family protein, giving the protein MKKWFKIFAFAILIVIIAYIIYNFTKNDFSLEDFIIKIWDKHVETWGYLILFCWSILEGEIGLILAGVAAHDGKMNVALAIFVAGLGGFVGDQIYFYIGRYNKKYIQKKLRSQRRKFAVAHLLLQRFGWPIIFIQRYMYGFRTIIPMSIGITRYNSKKFALINLLSAWVWATITILLAWYFGSLIQTFLHWSKEWIKEYWYLAAIIIIGFLLGIIFIFKRIEKAILKERRKK; this is encoded by the coding sequence ATGAAAAAATGGTTTAAAATCTTTGCTTTTGCAATTTTAATTGTTATTATAGCTTATATAATTTATAACTTTACTAAAAATGACTTCTCTTTAGAAGATTTTATTATAAAAATTTGGGATAAACACGTCGAAACTTGGGGTTATCTAATACTTTTTTGCTGGAGTATTTTAGAAGGAGAAATCGGACTTATTTTAGCTGGAGTCGCAGCACATGATGGAAAAATGAATGTAGCTTTAGCTATTTTTGTAGCAGGACTTGGCGGATTTGTTGGCGATCAAATTTATTTTTATATTGGAAGATATAATAAAAAATATATTCAAAAAAAACTTCGATCCCAAAGAAGAAAATTTGCAGTGGCACATCTTCTTTTGCAACGTTTTGGTTGGCCTATTATTTTTATACAACGCTATATGTATGGATTTAGAACAATAATTCCTATGAGTATAGGTATAACTAGATACAATAGCAAAAAATTTGCTCTGATAAATCTTTTAAGTGCTTGGGTTTGGGCTACTATTACCATACTTTTAGCATGGTATTTTGGTAGCTTAATCCAAACCTTTCTTCATTGGTCAAAAGAATGGATTAAAGAATATTGGTACCTTGCTGCTATTATTATTATTGGCTTTTTACTAGGGATCATTTTTATTTTCAAACGCATAGAAAAAGCGATATTGAAAGAAAGGAGAAAAAAATAA
- the apt gene encoding adenine phosphoribosyltransferase, which produces MKKLTEEEKKILSESIRVVPNFPKEGIIFRDITTLLNNKKVLSFLIDHLSERYKDMKLDFIAGTESRGFIFAAMLCAKLDLPFVPIRKPNKLPSSVFTCEYELEYGTDKVQIHQDAFRDIKNAKVLLMDDLIATGGTAIASLELIKQAGGKCIESCFLINLKNLGGMKKLEKYCAAYSVLDF; this is translated from the coding sequence ATGAAAAAACTTACAGAAGAAGAAAAAAAAATTTTATCCGAAAGCATACGAGTTGTTCCAAATTTTCCAAAAGAAGGAATTATTTTTAGAGATATCACTACTTTATTAAACAATAAAAAGGTTTTGTCTTTTTTAATTGATCATTTAAGCGAACGCTATAAAGATATGAAATTGGATTTTATAGCTGGAACTGAAAGCCGTGGTTTTATTTTTGCAGCAATGCTTTGTGCAAAACTTGATCTACCTTTTGTACCAATCCGAAAACCTAATAAACTTCCATCGTCTGTTTTTACCTGCGAATATGAATTAGAATATGGTACAGATAAAGTACAAATTCATCAAGATGCTTTTAGGGATATAAAAAATGCAAAAGTTTTACTTATGGATGATCTAATTGCTACTGGAGGTACAGCTATTGCTTCTTTAGAGTTAATAAAACAAGCAGGTGGCAAGTGTATAGAATCTTGCTTTTTAATCAATTTAAAAAATTTAGGCGGAATGAAAAAATTAGAAAAATATTGTGCAGCCTATAGTGTATTGGATTTTTAG
- the rpiB gene encoding ribose 5-phosphate isomerase B: protein MLKEKIYIASDHAGFNLKQKICIYLKEKNIIFEDLGTNNAQSCDYPDFAHLLASKINSNCFGILICGTGIGISIAANKHKNIRCALCHEGLSAKLSRQHNDANVLALGGRLIGIEMAINIIENFIQTPFDGDRHIRRIQKIEVD from the coding sequence ATGCTGAAAGAAAAAATTTATATTGCAAGTGATCATGCTGGTTTTAATCTTAAACAAAAAATCTGCATCTATCTTAAAGAAAAAAATATAATCTTTGAAGATCTAGGAACTAATAATGCTCAAAGTTGTGACTATCCAGACTTTGCGCATTTATTAGCTTCCAAAATAAACTCGAACTGCTTTGGGATATTAATTTGTGGAACAGGTATTGGAATTTCTATAGCAGCTAACAAACATAAAAATATTCGTTGTGCCTTATGCCATGAAGGACTAAGTGCAAAATTATCAAGGCAACACAATGATGCAAATGTATTAGCTTTAGGTGGAAGATTAATTGGAATTGAAATGGCTATTAATATTATAGAAAATTTTATTCAAACTCCGTTTGATGGAGATAGACATATAAGAAGAATTCAAAAAATCGAGGTAGATTAA
- a CDS encoding CheB methylesterase domain-containing protein gives MKLILIGSSTGGPNQLKFLLNDVDIKNTTVVIAQHMSASFIPSFVNQFDKEALSKVSSLNDKEVLTNKIYICQKNTTLSGNLSLVANWKDVATSFKPNVDLLFHSAIPLVKTNKILAIILTGMGDDGAKGLFELYKVGVKCLCENQADSVVYGMPKKAKDMNPNLRPMSLKEIKQEIINFIE, from the coding sequence ATGAAGCTTATACTTATAGGATCTTCTACCGGTGGTCCTAATCAATTAAAGTTTCTTTTAAATGATGTAGATATCAAAAATACAACTGTGGTGATAGCACAGCATATGAGCGCCAGTTTTATTCCATCATTTGTAAATCAATTTGATAAAGAAGCTTTGAGCAAAGTGTCTTCTTTAAATGATAAAGAAGTTTTAACAAATAAAATTTATATTTGTCAAAAAAATACCACTTTGTCAGGAAATTTAAGTCTTGTGGCAAATTGGAAAGATGTTGCAACTAGTTTTAAACCCAATGTTGATTTATTATTTCATTCTGCAATTCCTTTGGTTAAAACTAATAAAATTCTTGCGATTATTTTGACCGGAATGGGTGATGATGGTGCTAAAGGTTTGTTTGAGTTATATAAAGTTGGGGTAAAATGTTTATGTGAAAATCAAGCAGATAGTGTTGTTTATGGTATGCCTAAAAAAGCAAAAGATATGAATCCAAATTTAAGACCCATGAGCTTAAAAGAAATTAAACAAGAAATTATAAATTTTATAGAATGA
- a CDS encoding CheR family methyltransferase produces the protein MEEKINPTELELNEFIHIINEISGIDLNEKRNILALKLSKFVLGTRSKTFAEFLSKLKINRQLKQDTLDFVTIGETYFLRELAQLKEIIFYIKSLEKHVNILSAPCSSGEEVYSMAILAAQNFIKDLTITGIDINSNVIEKAKIGQYQGRTLHRLSESEKRRFFNNTQEIFTINKQELCRCNFELCNVFEDKFLRLNKFDIIVSRNMIIYFDYDSKIKLMERFYKILSDRGRLYIGNADLVPENPFFRKVFSSHGTYYEKI, from the coding sequence ATGGAAGAAAAAATTAATCCTACAGAATTAGAATTAAATGAATTTATACATATTATTAATGAAATTAGTGGTATTGATTTAAATGAAAAAAGAAATATTTTAGCTTTAAAATTGTCTAAATTTGTTTTAGGGACTCGATCAAAAACTTTTGCTGAATTTTTAAGCAAACTTAAAATTAATAGACAACTTAAACAGGATACTTTAGATTTTGTTACCATAGGTGAAACTTATTTTTTAAGAGAGTTGGCACAACTTAAAGAAATTATTTTTTATATAAAAAGTCTTGAGAAGCATGTTAATATTTTAAGTGCACCTTGTTCTAGTGGAGAAGAAGTTTATTCTATGGCTATATTAGCAGCTCAGAATTTTATAAAAGATTTAACCATTACTGGGATTGATATTAATTCAAATGTTATTGAAAAAGCTAAAATAGGTCAATATCAAGGAAGAACACTACATCGTTTAAGCGAGAGCGAAAAAAGGCGATTTTTTAACAATACTCAAGAAATTTTTACTATAAATAAACAAGAATTGTGTAGATGTAATTTCGAACTTTGTAATGTTTTTGAGGATAAATTTTTAAGATTAAACAAGTTTGATATTATAGTCTCAAGAAATATGATAATTTATTTTGACTATGACTCAAAGATTAAACTTATGGAGCGTTTCTATAAAATTTTGTCCGATAGGGGGAGATTATATATTGGAAATGCAGACTTGGTTCCTGAAAATCCTTTTTTTAGAAAAGTTTTTTCATCACATGGAACTTATTATGAAAAAATTTAA
- a CDS encoding ribose-phosphate pyrophosphokinase, with amino-acid sequence MRGYKIFSGSANVEFARQISKYLSLPLSDAGIKRFSDGEISVQIDESVRGKDVFIIQSTCVPTNDNLMELLILTDALKRSSANSITAIVPYFGYARQDRKANPRVPITAKLVANLIQTAGINRVATIDLHAGQIQGFFDIPVDNLYGSIVFNNYIKSKNFKNAIIASPDIGGIARARSVAKHLGLDIVIVDKRRERANESEVMNIIGDVKDKEVVLVDDIIDTAGTIVKAAEVLKDKGAKSVMACCTHAVLSGPAYDRIENGVLDELVVTDTIPLRKELPNIKVLSVAPIFAEVIRRVYHNESVNSLFL; translated from the coding sequence ATGAGAGGTTATAAAATTTTTTCAGGTTCGGCGAATGTAGAATTTGCAAGGCAAATTTCAAAATATCTTTCTTTACCTTTAAGTGATGCAGGTATTAAACGTTTTAGCGATGGTGAAATTAGTGTGCAAATTGATGAAAGCGTTCGAGGAAAAGATGTTTTTATAATACAAAGCACTTGTGTTCCAACTAATGACAACCTTATGGAACTTTTGATTTTAACTGATGCTCTAAAACGTTCAAGTGCAAATTCTATCACGGCTATTGTTCCATATTTTGGTTATGCAAGGCAAGATAGAAAAGCTAATCCTAGAGTTCCAATTACTGCCAAATTGGTTGCAAATTTGATTCAAACTGCGGGAATTAATCGAGTTGCAACTATAGATTTACATGCTGGACAAATTCAAGGTTTTTTTGATATTCCAGTGGATAATCTTTATGGAAGTATTGTTTTTAATAATTACATTAAAAGTAAAAATTTTAAAAATGCTATTATTGCAAGTCCTGATATTGGAGGAATTGCTAGAGCAAGAAGTGTAGCTAAGCATTTAGGTCTTGATATAGTTATAGTTGATAAAAGAAGAGAAAGAGCTAATGAAAGCGAAGTGATGAATATCATCGGTGATGTAAAAGATAAGGAAGTTGTTTTAGTAGATGATATTATAGATACTGCTGGAACAATAGTAAAAGCAGCAGAGGTTTTAAAAGATAAAGGAGCTAAATCAGTAATGGCTTGCTGTACCCATGCGGTTTTAAGTGGTCCTGCCTATGATAGAATTGAAAATGGTGTTTTAGATGAACTCGTAGTGACAGATACAATTCCTTTAAGAAAAGAACTCCCAAATATTAAAGTTTTAAGTGTAGCACCAATTTTTGCTGAAGTGATACGTCGAGTTTATCATAATGAAAGTGTAAATTCTCTATTCCTCTAA
- a CDS encoding carbon starvation CstA family protein has product MRVLKKILWFFVALLGAACFCYLALQNGEKVSAIYLVVSAICIYVIGYRIYGRFIAFKVIGLDKNRATPAKIENDGQNFVPTNKIVLFSHQFAAIAGAGPLVGPVLAAQMGYLPSMIWILVGGVLAGAVHDFLVLFISMRRKGRSLGEMIKDEMGGFTGGVAMLAIFGIMIIIIAILAMVVVKSLANSPWGLFTIAMTIPIAIFMGIYMRFIRPGRVGEASIIGFILLLLSIHYGHDVSLNPTLAHFFTFDQPTLAFMIMGYGFISSLLPVWFFLAPRDYLATFLKMGVIVVMAFAILFVAPDFLMPKINYQYLDGTGPVFAGSIFPFLFITIACGAISGFHALISSGTSPKMLENEEHALFVGYGAMLAESGVAIMALICACILHPGIYFAVNSSSALIGTDLVHAAKVISEWGFLVTPEEITQLTKDIGEQTILSRTGGAPTFALGVTLILHKIFGGVEFMGFWYHFAILFEALFILTAVDAGTRTSKFMIQDILGNVYKPLGNIHNVWAGLLATIISVSCWGYFLYQGAIDPNGGIYTLWPLFGVSNQMLAGISLLLVSAILAKMGKKKFLWVTLVPAIFVLIATLYGGIQKILPYEEGAKIQNTVSHVATAQMNKKAIKKLEDEIASIKSQKQQSSQEDQIKFEKQIQEKEQQISNLSHSWFGNVLDAVLCIFFMLTTLLVIVSCIGICIGKIKIPLKESPYVDLNSLNAKQV; this is encoded by the coding sequence GTGAGAGTGTTGAAAAAAATTTTATGGTTTTTTGTCGCCTTATTGGGTGCTGCTTGTTTTTGCTATTTGGCTTTGCAAAATGGTGAAAAAGTTTCAGCTATCTATTTGGTTGTTTCAGCTATCTGTATTTATGTGATTGGATATAGAATTTATGGGCGTTTTATCGCTTTTAAAGTTATTGGACTTGATAAAAATCGAGCTACTCCAGCTAAAATAGAAAATGATGGACAAAATTTTGTTCCAACAAACAAAATTGTTTTATTTAGTCATCAATTTGCTGCAATTGCTGGAGCTGGTCCTTTAGTAGGTCCTGTTTTAGCTGCTCAAATGGGCTATTTACCATCTATGATTTGGATTTTAGTTGGTGGAGTTTTGGCTGGGGCTGTGCATGATTTTTTAGTTCTTTTTATTTCTATGCGTAGAAAAGGACGTAGTCTTGGAGAAATGATCAAAGATGAAATGGGAGGATTTACAGGCGGAGTTGCTATGCTTGCTATTTTTGGAATTATGATCATTATTATTGCTATTTTAGCTATGGTTGTTGTGAAATCTTTAGCTAATTCTCCTTGGGGATTGTTTACTATAGCAATGACTATTCCTATAGCAATATTTATGGGAATTTATATGCGGTTTATTCGTCCAGGAAGAGTAGGAGAGGCTTCGATTATTGGATTTATTTTATTACTGCTTTCTATTCACTATGGCCATGATGTATCTCTTAATCCAACTTTGGCACATTTTTTCACCTTTGATCAGCCTACATTGGCATTTATGATTATGGGATATGGTTTTATTTCCTCATTGCTGCCAGTTTGGTTTTTCTTAGCTCCAAGAGATTATCTTGCAACTTTTTTAAAAATGGGCGTTATTGTTGTAATGGCTTTTGCTATTTTATTTGTTGCACCTGATTTTTTAATGCCAAAAATTAATTATCAATATCTTGATGGAACTGGTCCTGTTTTTGCGGGTTCTATTTTTCCATTTTTATTTATTACTATAGCATGCGGAGCTATAAGTGGTTTTCATGCTCTAATTTCAAGTGGTACAAGTCCAAAAATGTTAGAAAATGAAGAGCATGCTTTATTTGTAGGATATGGGGCTATGCTTGCTGAAAGTGGTGTTGCTATTATGGCTTTAATTTGTGCTTGCATCTTACATCCTGGAATTTATTTTGCAGTTAATTCTTCTTCTGCTTTAATTGGTACTGATTTGGTTCATGCGGCTAAAGTAATTAGTGAATGGGGTTTTTTGGTAACTCCAGAAGAAATTACACAATTAACTAAAGATATAGGAGAGCAAACTATATTGTCAAGAACAGGTGGGGCACCAACATTTGCATTAGGAGTAACTTTAATCTTGCATAAAATTTTTGGTGGTGTTGAATTTATGGGTTTTTGGTATCATTTTGCAATATTATTTGAGGCTTTATTTATTTTAACAGCTGTTGATGCAGGAACTAGAACTTCTAAATTTATGATTCAAGATATATTAGGCAATGTTTATAAGCCCTTAGGTAATATACATAATGTTTGGGCAGGTTTATTGGCTACTATTATCAGTGTTTCTTGTTGGGGATATTTTTTATATCAAGGAGCTATAGATCCTAATGGAGGAATTTATACCTTATGGCCACTTTTTGGAGTGAGCAATCAAATGTTAGCCGGAATATCCTTGCTTTTAGTGAGTGCTATTCTTGCAAAAATGGGTAAAAAGAAATTTCTCTGGGTTACTTTGGTTCCAGCAATTTTTGTACTAATTGCCACTCTTTATGGAGGTATCCAAAAGATATTACCTTATGAAGAAGGAGCAAAAATTCAAAATACTGTTAGTCATGTCGCCACAGCTCAAATGAATAAAAAAGCTATTAAAAAATTAGAAGATGAAATTGCATCAATTAAGTCTCAAAAACAGCAATCAAGTCAAGAAGACCAAATAAAATTTGAAAAACAAATACAAGAAAAAGAACAGCAAATTTCTAATTTATCTCATTCTTGGTTTGGAAATGTTTTAGATGCTGTCTTATGTATATTCTTTATGCTTACAACCTTGCTTGTTATAGTTTCTTGTATAGGAATTTGTATAGGCAAAATTAAAATTCCATTAAAAGAAAGTCCTTATGTAGATCTTAACTCTTTAAATGCTAAGCAAGTTTAA
- the kcuS gene encoding KCU-star family selenoprotein, with protein MLSKFKKIYEKTERFFHPLVGLSSYDKYLEHMEKSHPEKTPKTRGEFFRDCLEKKYNSGGLNKC; from the coding sequence ATGCTAAGCAAGTTTAAAAAAATTTATGAAAAAACTGAAAGGTTTTTTCATCCTTTAGTGGGACTTTCAAGTTATGATAAATATTTAGAGCATATGGAAAAATCACATCCAGAAAAAACTCCCAAAACAAGAGGGGAGTTTTTTAGAGATTGTTTAGAGAAAAAATATAATAGCGGCGGTTTAAATAAATGCTGA
- a CDS encoding acyl-CoA thioesterase, with translation MKDMGEPKLKIVAMPKDTNSAGNIFGGWILSQIDTAGVIAARELSPERVVTISMEQVVFKQPVFVGDIISCYAKVVKVGTTSIRVEVEVIAQRVDEFGSTICVNVTSATVTYVSVDRRGNKKPISEELKRIHGFLNA, from the coding sequence ATGAAAGATATGGGTGAACCAAAACTTAAAATCGTTGCCATGCCAAAGGATACAAATTCAGCAGGTAATATTTTTGGTGGCTGGATCTTATCACAAATTGATACAGCGGGCGTAATAGCGGCAAGAGAACTTTCTCCAGAAAGAGTTGTAACTATTTCTATGGAACAAGTTGTTTTTAAACAACCTGTATTTGTTGGAGATATTATCTCTTGTTATGCAAAAGTAGTAAAAGTTGGGACAACCTCAATACGTGTTGAAGTTGAAGTTATCGCACAAAGAGTAGATGAGTTTGGCTCAACTATATGTGTAAATGTAACATCTGCTACTGTTACTTATGTTAGCGTTGATAGACGAGGAAATAAAAAACCTATCAGTGAAGAACTAAAAAGAATTCACGGCTTTTTAAATGCCTAA